CTGTATATATATTGTTCTATCCCTGACATTAATAAAATAGATTTATTATCAACTATAGCTAATAATATATAATTAAATACCATTAGAAAAAAAAAGAATTTAGATCTTTTCAAAGAATTCCACTTCGCACGCATTTTCCACCCCACCTTTTTCCAATCAATTAAATACTTTCTAAAATTTTATACACTTCACTATCATTAAATATTTCGTTAAAATATACTTCTAGTAATTGTACAAATTCTTTATTTGTTTTAGGATTTTGTTCAAGCGTCACACGATATAATCTTTCAATATGATCTGGATACTTTTCATATACTAGTAAAGCTATCCTATAGACAAAGTTAAAGCGAGTTGTTGGAACACTAAATATTTCATTAATCTCATCAATATAGTATGTTTTCACATTTTGGGATTGCTCTATATGAATAGCATCGCATAAGTCTTTCAAAATGATAATACTGTAGCCTTCTATTAAATGCCTCGTATATCTACTTTGTGAATATCCATTAACATTTTTAGCCATTTCAACTTGTATTTCTTCAATAAAGTTTCTTAAAAAATCCGGTTCATCAAAATATATCATTGAACTTGATAATAAATTTACTTCTATTGTATTTTTATCTATCATAACAGTTTTTGGCTTTTTTTCTTGCAATCTCCATAAAACTTTAGATAAGCATTCTTTATCAATTATGTAATTTGAATACTCTGTATTAGGTTGAATTTTTTTAAATTGCTTTTCTAGTTCATCTATAATATTACAAATTTCATCTACTTTATTCTTTGAAACTGCTCTATATTCAATAGCATTATCTCCATAGGTAGCTAGCATAAAACTTTGCTTTTTAACATTATTGTATTGCGAGTAATCATAATACAATATAGCTACATAAGATATACTGCAAGCAATAGTTATAACCACCAACTTTTTTAACATATGTTTTTTGTTTAATTTAGTAAATAAATACGTCGTGAATAAAAATAGAAAAGTTAATACCAACAAACTTAAAATATTGGTGATATTAAGAACATTTATTGAATTCAGCTGCTCACTTATCGAAAGTAAATGGCTAGCTCCATCATAAATTAATGGATTATATCCCATAAAGTTAAATATTACCAAACCAATTATTATTATCAATCCAACATGTTTTTTATAAAACACACCTCCAATGGCACCTAAAGAAATGGCAAATATATATTGTAACATTGCAACAAAAAGAGCATTTATAAGGTTGGCACTCATAAAATAAATTAATTGCAAGAAAATACATATAAACCAAGTAAAATTCATTATACCTACAACTAGATACAGCAATAAAAACTTCTTTTTATTCGATAAACTACTTATATCCAAAATAAACTGCCTATTTTTTTTCTTAAATATCGAAAAAACAAAATATACATTAATAGAAATCCAAGTAGTTACTAAATAATTACTACTGACTTTTAATGTAATATCTTCAAGCTGTAATACAACTATTAAAATAAAAAATAAAGCATTTATTAAAATTTTATATTTCAATCCATTAAAAATCTCTTCATTACTTATTTTTATGGTTCTTCTGATTATCCTTAACATAATTCATCTCCTTCATCAAAAAACGTCATGTAAAAATATGCGTCTTCCAATGTTGGAGTTACAGGTTCATATTTATTATCAATAAACTCATCTAAAATAAATCGAACCTCTACTGTATTTTTTTTCCTCAATATAGAAATTATTTTTTTATATTTTGTTTTATCTATGTTAGCTTTTATATGTAAAGTATCAATATAAATTTTACCTTCTACACTTTTTAATAACTCTTCTATAGATCCACAATAAATCATTCTTCCCTTTTTCATGATGCCTATACTATTGCATAACATTGCTATATCAGAAACTATATGTGTTGAGATGATTATTGTACTACTTTCACTTTTTTCATTTATTATATTCCTAAATCTCAATCTTTCATTAGGATCTAATCCTACTGTGGGTTCATCTAAAATTATAAGTTCAGAATTTCCAATAAAGGATTGTGCAATAGCTAGTCTCTGCTTCATACCGCCAGATAACTCATTTATTTTACTATATGTCTTATCTTTCAAATTAAATTGTTCAATTAAATCTTTAATTTCTTTATGTCTAGTCTCGTCTTTAACATTTTTTAATAATGCTATATAATCTAACATTTCATATACTGTTAATTTTTCGAAAAAAGGAAAGTTTTGAGGTAAATAGCCTATCTTCTTTCTTAAATCTTCTATATTTTCCATTATATCATAGCCATCTATCATTATTTGACCTTCTTGAACTGGCATAACTGTAGCTATTGTTTTTAATAGAGTAGTTTTTCCTGCACCATTTTCTCCTAACAATCCAAAAATTCCTTTTGGAATAATCGTATTTATTGAAACTAAAGATTTACTTTTACTTTTTATATATTTCTTTGATAAATTTCTAATGTCTATATTCATTTTCTACATCTCCACCCTTATATCATATTGTTAAATACTATCCTATATCTAAGCTTATTCATTTATAGTTATTATATTGAATTATGTAGATGGTAAAAAAACACTTATCATAAACCAACTTTAGAAATTAATATAGTAATTTACACTTAGGATGTTATATAATAAATGGCTGTTAATTTCTTTTAATAATATGCATGGAACCTTTATATCAATGTCTAATATTTACTAAGTACAAATCTTTTAATAGAATTATCTACAATAACCTTACCATTTTAAATACAAGTACCCTTTAAGCATACTTTTTCACAGTATACAGGCTGTATGTAACAATAAACATTTAGAATTTTTAGTTAATTTATTTAAGATATTATATATGCTACTTTCGTAAATCAAATCTAACTCGAACTTGGATAATCGAAAATTAATAACTTATATCTATTGATAAAGCTACTTATTGACAGCTATCGGGAAATAAATGAATCCCTTTATCAAACTTATTAAAATACTAATTTAATATAAGGTTAAATGTTAGATTAATTACACTAAACAATTTAACCTTATATATTTTGTTATAAAACCTAAATAAAAAATTATTGAGCTAGCCTTACTAGTACAGTTAACTATTAAATCAATTTACTATGACAATTAATGATTATACTTTTTCAAACTATCCTACCTTTGTACATTCAGTTCCAAAATCACAAGAGTTACAATCACCATTGCCAAAGTCTATCGCGTCACAACTGTCACATCTGTCGCTCGCATCGCACCATATACACCAATTAGGCTCTCTATCATTAGTATGTTCTAATGATTTATTATTTAGCTGTTTCATAATTTCACCTCCCCCCAAAATATATTAAGTTAAAAATTTTTAATGCGCTAAAACATATTTCATTTTAAAATAATTTCTAAATAATAATCCATGTTTTAAAAATATAGATTTATTTCTATCTAAAATTTAACAAAATAAATATAAGCCTTTTATCATAAAATTATATTATTAGATACTAATCTTATACAATTATTATATTAGTAATTACTAAACAACTGTTTTTTTGCATTATCATCTAGTTTTATATATATTTCTAATAATCTTTCTACGATTGATATTCTATATTCACAATGTTTATCAGATGGTTCATTAATGCTCTGATTAGCAACATAGTTTTCATTAATACATCCACCAGCACATATATTTTTTGCAATACAGAACTCACATTTTTTAAAATTTACTAAATCTACGTTTGAATAAAAATTTAAATTTTCCTCTAATTTCTCATCACTTACATTACCAAGTACATACTCTTCTATACCAACGAATCTATGACATGGATATATTTTACCATCTATATCAACCGCCATTAAATTTGATCCTGCTCCACATCCTTTAGTTCTAATACCATCTGAATTAAACTTTTTTAGCATATTAATAAACGTATGGTATTTTCTTACTTCATTATATTTTCCACAATTTATAAGATTCTCTAATTTGTCTAGTAAATTGTGTGTACTATTTTTTAATAAGTTATAATCTTTATCATTTAGAAGATTATCTGCTTCAGCCCATGCTACTTTCTTAAAGCCAAATTTATTTACTATATGAGTAATACTATCCATTACGTCTAAATTAGGAGGAGATAATGTGGCTCTAGCAGTTATAAACTTTTTTAATCCGCTTGTTTTCTTCTTTATATCATTATAAACGCCTTTGTTGTTAGCATAATATCTATTTGAATCATTCATTTCTTTTGATCCATCTATGCTAACGGTAAGATCTATTTTGTTATTAATAATAAATTTTTCTATTTTTTTATCTATTAAAGTTGCATTTGTTGTCATCGAAAAATTAAATTTTTTATTGCTATTCTTCTCTATTTCTCTTGTATACTCAATGACCTCTTCAATTAATTCAATATTCAAGAGTGGTTCTCCACCAAAGAAGCAAATGCTTAACTTATCTGATGGTGACTGTTGTATAAAATAATCAATAGCTTTTTTAGCAACTATAAAATCCATTTTGCCCTTATTTGAATATTCTCCATTTTCTCCATAACAATATTTACATCTCAAATTACATTCCTGAGAAATCATTAATGTTAAGGCTGTTGAATTTAAAAACTTCTTTTTCATTACAACTTTATTATATAACTCGTCCAATTTGGATTCATTTTCTGGTGTAACGAGAATAAAATTATTCTCAAAAAATCTAACGGTATCTATGTATTTTTCTCTATTTATATTATCATCATTAATCAAAATATTATAAGAATTTTCATCCATTAGAAATATAGCATTAGTCATTAAATTATATAAGTAATAATTATCGTTAAAAAACTTAATTGCAAATGGATAATATTTATTAATATCTTTATTAAATTTTACTACTGTCATAAAATCCCCCCAATAATTCTATGTGATCTTTCTTAATAACAACATTTACTGTTTTAACAAGTCTTTTCTTTAGTTTGATCATTTTTCTGCATACACCAGCCCCTTTACTAATTCACTATTTAGTGCTCCGTTCTCCTTGATTATCACTTACTATTATGAACTTAAAATACCAGATAAAATAAAACTACACATACTATATTATTTTTTTGCTAAATCTTCGCATCATTTATGCCAATTTGCTTTTAAATATTAATTAAACAACACACCTACTAAAGTAGGTGGATTTAGGCATAAATGCCTAAGACTGAAAGTCTTGTTTAGGCTTAAGCCCACTCAAGTTTTTGAGCTTAAGCCCAATAAATTTGCTATTCTTCAACCTTAAAATCACTTTTAGTAACTGGTATTTCTTGATTTTCTATATAATTTTTCACTATCTCTTCTGTTACATTACCTACTGCCCGCAAAAAATATCCTCTTGCCCACAAATGTTGTCCCCAATACCTTTTTCTTAACTCTGGGTACTGTTCTTGTAATAATCTAG
This genomic interval from Abyssisolibacter fermentans contains the following:
- a CDS encoding ATP-binding cassette domain-containing protein, translated to MNIDIRNLSKKYIKSKSKSLVSINTIIPKGIFGLLGENGAGKTTLLKTIATVMPVQEGQIMIDGYDIMENIEDLRKKIGYLPQNFPFFEKLTVYEMLDYIALLKNVKDETRHKEIKDLIEQFNLKDKTYSKINELSGGMKQRLAIAQSFIGNSELIILDEPTVGLDPNERLRFRNIINEKSESSTIIISTHIVSDIAMLCNSIGIMKKGRMIYCGSIEELLKSVEGKIYIDTLHIKANIDKTKYKKIISILRKKNTVEVRFILDEFIDNKYEPVTPTLEDAYFYMTFFDEGDELC
- the papB gene encoding PapB family radical SAM/SPASM ranthipeptide maturase; its protein translation is MTVVKFNKDINKYYPFAIKFFNDNYYLYNLMTNAIFLMDENSYNILINDDNINREKYIDTVRFFENNFILVTPENESKLDELYNKVVMKKKFLNSTALTLMISQECNLRCKYCYGENGEYSNKGKMDFIVAKKAIDYFIQQSPSDKLSICFFGGEPLLNIELIEEVIEYTREIEKNSNKKFNFSMTTNATLIDKKIEKFIINNKIDLTVSIDGSKEMNDSNRYYANNKGVYNDIKKKTSGLKKFITARATLSPPNLDVMDSITHIVNKFGFKKVAWAEADNLLNDKDYNLLKNSTHNLLDKLENLINCGKYNEVRKYHTFINMLKKFNSDGIRTKGCGAGSNLMAVDIDGKIYPCHRFVGIEEYVLGNVSDEKLEENLNFYSNVDLVNFKKCEFCIAKNICAGGCINENYVANQSINEPSDKHCEYRISIVERLLEIYIKLDDNAKKQLFSNY